From a region of the Patescibacteria group bacterium genome:
- a CDS encoding helix-hairpin-helix domain-containing protein, with amino-acid sequence MKNQELAKIFYEIAEYLEMEGVAFKPYAYQKAALTLETMEESVEDIYHQDGLKGLEKIPGVGESIALKMEEYLKTGKIKYYQKLKKQTPVKIDELTAVEGMGPQKIKILYEKLKIKDLKDLEKAAQSHKIAPLFGFGEKTEKNVLEGIKFLKRSKGRFLLGEILPMAKEIYQKLENLKEVEKVDMAGSLRRRQETIGDVDFLV; translated from the coding sequence ATGAAAAATCAAGAATTAGCCAAAATATTTTACGAAATAGCCGAATACCTTGAAATGGAAGGAGTGGCTTTTAAACCCTATGCTTATCAAAAAGCGGCTCTTACTTTGGAAACAATGGAAGAGTCAGTGGAAGATATTTATCACCAAGACGGATTAAAAGGATTGGAGAAAATTCCCGGGGTGGGCGAGAGCATTGCTTTGAAAATGGAAGAATATTTAAAAACAGGTAAAATAAAATATTATCAAAAACTGAAAAAACAAACCCCGGTTAAAATAGATGAATTAACGGCAGTTGAAGGAATGGGTCCTCAAAAAATAAAAATACTTTACGAAAAATTAAAAATCAAAGATTTAAAAGATTTGGAAAAAGCGGCTCAGTCGCATAAAATTGCTCCGCTTTTCGGCTTTGGCGAAAAAACAGAAAAAAATGTTTTGGAAGGAATTAAATTTTTAAAAAGGAGCAAGGGAAGATTTCTTTTGGGAGAAATTTTGCCAATGGCCAAAGAAATTTATCAAAAATTGGAAAATTTAAAAGAAGTGGAAAAAGTTGACATGGCCGGTTCTTTGCGAAGAAGACAGGAAACCATCGGTGATGTTGATTTTTTGGTAAT